A single window of Pyrus communis chromosome 10, drPyrComm1.1, whole genome shotgun sequence DNA harbors:
- the LOC137747352 gene encoding uncharacterized protein — MGSLLHLLNFNQDSMARKLFTHKKHDGGLDAPRNSLEMQVEPQSYCDAGDLPVEEDWSKKNNPLEQSSMKKLINDEISKLSSTRKNAPNIVAQLMGMDMFPVEPKSAVQPLEENGKNRRTKSLKKEINGRTSVGHVSSKLNSSGQMDLDLYYHSNERDATRWSDNQKIENPRRRVHPQEEELKKFKKEFEAWQASRFRECSRIVEIDRDLNEEKMVVSGHRATERTLEHKDHAVKAISHEGGVLERRGDEFSELFPAEHTEYLSSRSRRTMSLDFEKSSLMNCKKRFESFDASSAPTRIVILRPGPDRLCNREETWAGSSNTLERKGGIEDFLEEVKERLRCELRGKMHLRGSVVRGSGIETPFSEQPSAPKQIAQHIANQVRESVTRDLGMNLLRSESTRSYRSEMQFNGSGSPEFMHRDTERILLERQGNVSKIETKLRVPILISGRSRLSALDNERERGIVKYEHKKNRSFRHGSHEDEVLGRELSPKNFIRSLSAPVPGTSFGKLLLEDRHVLTGAHIQRKHEGIGHVSMEMKHQKKERFNFKEKVSNFRYSFMLRGRLFGKKNQSVLESLHTEQYPMKDIMSGPTVITNSGERHDNFTEVPPSPASLCSTAQEDFWRPTDYLSPISTPSATPREDSIMPQAFRDISDNLRELRRQLNQLESNEPEDIKVEETVESEMARLDNPAEVYIRDLLVASGLYDGSFEKSISRWDTIVKPISNSVFEEVEESYKNLANKEDPSAKDHNERVDYKLLHDLLNEALSTVLGPPTSMSKFRRKMVSSSALPALRGKKLLNCVWGIISECLYPPTDVPYYTLDDMAAGDLGSAPWSRLMDKDVNALGKEMESLIMGDLVQEILDELKL, encoded by the exons ATGGGCAGCTTATTGCACCTTTTAAATTTCAACCAGGACAGCATGGCCAGAAAGCTTTTTACACACAAGAAGCATGATGGTG GCCTTGATGCTCCAAGAAATAGCCTGGAAATGCAGGTAGAACCTCAGAGCTATTGCGATGCTGGAGATTTGCCG GTTGAAGAAGACTGGTCTAAAAAGAATAATCCATTGGAACAAAGTTCaatgaagaaattaattaatgacGAAATATCCAAACTTTCAAGTACCAGAAAAAATGCACCAAACATTGTGGCTCAACTAATGGGAATGGATATGTTTCCAGTGGAACCGAAATCTGCAGTTCAGCCTCtggaagaaaatggaaaaaatagGAGAACGAAGTCTTTGAAAAAGGAAATTAATGGAAGGACCTCAGTTGGTCATGTTTCTTCTAAGCTAAATTCTTCAGGGCAGATGGATCTTGATTTGTATTATCACAGTAATGAGAGAGATGCCACTAGGTGGAGTGATAACCAGAAAATCGAAAATCCAAGGCGTAGAGTACATCCTCAAGAAGAAGAACTGAAAAAGTTCAAGAAAGAATTTGAAGCATGGCAAGCTTCCAGGTTTAGGGAATGCTCAAGGATTGTCGAAATTGACAGAGACCTCAACGAGGAAAAGATGGTGGTTTCAGGGCATAGAGCAACTGAGAGAACATTAGAACATAAGGATCATGCCGTCAAAGCAATCTCTCATGAAGGTGGTGTTTTGGAACGTAGAGGAGATGAGTTTTCGGAACTATTCCCAGCCGAGCATACGGAGTATTTGTCTTCAAGAAGCAGAAGAACCATGAGCTTAGACTTTGAGAAATCTTCCCTGATGAACTGTAAGAAGAGATTCGAGTCATTCGACGCATCTTCTGCTCCTACAAGGATAGTTATCTTAAGACCTGGTCCTGATAGACTTTGCAACCGTGAAGAGACTTGGGCAGGTTCTTCAAACACTCTAGAGAGGAAAGGTGGTATAGAAGATTTTCTCGAGGAGGTGAAAGAACGACTGAGATGCGAGCTGCGAGGGAAAATGCATTTAAGGGGTTCTGTTGTCCGAGGAAGTGGAATTGAGACCCCATTTAGCGAACAGCCATCAGCTCCGAAGCAAATTGCTCAACACATTGCAAACCAGGTCAGAGAAAGTGTGACTAGGGACCTTGGCATGAATTTGCTGAGATCAGAATCGACAAGATCATACAGAAGCGAAATGCAGTTCAATGGATCAGGTTCCCCGGAGTTCATGCATAGAGATACTGAAAGAATTTTGTTAGAGAGACAAGGAAATGTttcaaaaatagaaacaaaactTCGTGTTCCTATATTAATTTCTGGGAGATCTAGGTTATCTGCATTAGACAACGAAAGGGAAAGGGGAATAGTGAAATATGAACACAAAAAAAACAGATCATTCAGACATGGATCACATGAAGATGAGGTGCTTGGTAGAGAGTTGTCGCCTAAAAATTTCATTAGATCTTTATCCGCCCCAGTACCCGGAACATCCTTCGGGAAACTTCTTCTTGAGGACCGCCATGTTTTAACAGGTGCTCACATTCAGAGGAAGCATGAAGGCATTGGACATGTGTCCATGGAGATGAAACATCAGAAGAAAGAAAGgtttaattttaaagaaaaagttTCCAATTTCCGATACAGTTTTATGCTTAGGGGAAGgctttttggcaaaaaaaatcaGTCAGTTCTAGAATCACTTCATACTGAACAGTATCCTATGAAGGATATCATGAGCGGCCCAACAGTGATTACGAACTCTGGAGAGAGACAT GATAATTTCACTGAGGTGCCTCCTAGTCCCGCATCTCTGTGCAGCACTGCTCAGGAAGATTTCTGGAGGCCAACTGATTATCTTAGTCCAATATCAACTCCGAGTGCAACTCCACGAGAAGATAGTATCATGCCACAGGCTTTTAGAGACATCAGCGATAATCTGAGGG AGCTACGAAGACAACTGAACCAACTCGAGTCTAATGAGCCCGAGGACATAAAAGTTGAGGAAACAGTTGAGTCTGAAATGGCTAGGTTAGACAACCCAGCAGAGGTTTACATACGAGATTTGCTTGTCGCTTCTGGTTTGTATGATGGATCATTTGAGAAATCAATATCGAGATGGGACACAATTGTGAAGCCAATCAGCAACTCAGTGTTCGAAGAAGTGGAAGAATCGTATAAAAACTTGGCCAACAAGGAAGATCCTTCAGCAAAAGATCACAATGAGAGGGTAGATTACAAATTGTTACACGATCTGTTAAACGAAGCTCTTTCAACTGTTCTCGGACCACCAACAAGCATGTCTAAATTCAGGAGAAAAATGGTCAGCTCCTCTGCACTGCCAGCGTTGCGCGGCAAGAAGTTGTTGAATTGTGTGTGGGGAATCATCAGCGAGTGCCTGTACCCTCCAACTGATGTACCCTATTACACGCTTGATGATATGGCAGCCGGGGACCTGGGATCAGCTCCTTGGTCGAGATTGATGGACAAGGATGTTAACGCTCTGGGAAAAGAGATGGAAAGCCTAATCATGGGGGATCTTGTGCAGGAAATTTTGGATGAACTGAAGTTATGA